A genomic segment from Phragmites australis chromosome 6, lpPhrAust1.1, whole genome shotgun sequence encodes:
- the LOC133920876 gene encoding nicotinate N-methyltransferase 1, whose amino-acid sequence MSPATAKDDPASAAAGDVSPAEARLAMMELANMISVPMALTAVIRLGVPSTVWAGGANAPLSAAEILPADHPDPSVLERLLRLLASRGVFSEHAGSPRRFALTAVGRTLVPGPSGASYADYVLQHHQDALVAAWPRLHEAVLYPAGPEPFARANGGVPAYAYYGKDREANEVMLRAMRGVSEPFMEALLDGYAGGFDGVGTLVDVGGSSGACLEMIMRRVGTIKEGLNFDLPDVVAAAPPIAGVRHVGGDMFKSIPSGDAIFMKWVLTTWTNDECTAILNNCYNALPDGGKLIACEPVVPEKTDTSVRTRALLENDIFVMTTYRTQGRERSEEEFRQLGLAAGFTGFRAIYPDPFYALLEYKK is encoded by the exons ATGTCGCCGGCCACCGCCAAGGACGACCCCGCCTCTGCCGCAGCCGGGGACGTCTCCCCGGCGGAGGCGCGCCTGGCCATGATGGAGCTCGCTAACATGATTTCCGTCCCCATGGCTCTCACCGCCGTCATCCGCCTCGGCGTCCCCTCCACCGTCTGGGCCGGCGGAGCCAACGCACCGCTCTCAGCGGCCGAGATCCTCCCCGCGGACCACCCGGACCCCTCCGTCCTCGAGCGCCTCCTTCGCCTGCTCGCCTCCCGCGGCGTCTTCTCCGAGCACGCCGGCTCCCCGCGCCGGTTCGCGCTGACAGCGGTGGGGCGCACCCTGGTGCCCGGCCCCTCGGGCGCGTCGTACGCGGACTACGTGCTGCAGCACCACCAGGACGCGCTGGTGGCGGCGTGGCCGCGCCTCCACGAGGCCGTGCTCTACCCTGCCGGCCCCGAGCCATTCGCACGCGCCAATGGCGGCGTCCCCGCATACGCCTACTACGGCAAGGACAG GGAGGCGAACGAGGTGATGCTCCGGGCGATGAGGGGGGTGTCGGAGCCCTTCATGGAGGCGCTGCTGGACGGCTACGCGGGCGGCTTCGACGGCGTGGGCACGCTGGTGGACGTCGGGGGCAGCTCCGGGGCGTGCCTCGAGATGATAATGCGGAGGGTCGGCACCATCAAGGAGGGGCTCAACTTCGACCTGCCcgacgtcgtcgccgccgcgccgcccatCGCCG GAGTAAGGCATGTTGGTGGAGACATGTTCAAGTCCATCCCCTCCGGTGACGCCATCTTTATGAAG TGGGTTCTGACGACATGGACGAACGACGAGTGCACGGCGATCCTCAACAACTGCTACAATGCACTGCCGGACGGAGGGAAGCTGATCGCCTGCGAACCTGTGGTGCCGGAGAAGACGGACACCAGCGTGAGGACGAGGGCGCTACTGGAGAACGACATCTTCGTCATGACCACCTACCGGACCCAAGGGAGGGAGCGGTCCGAGGAGGAGTTCCGGCAGCTCGGCCTCGCCGCAGGGTTCACCGGCTTCCGTGCCATCTACCCGGACCCGTTCTATGCTCTTCTGGAGTACAAGAAATGA